The genomic window GGGCCCTGCGCTGGGCCGGTGACACCAGTGGCCGCACGGGTGCGGATGTGGTCAGCCAGCACCGCAGCTGTGGCGTGTGCCTGATGCATATGCACCGCAACCCGCAGACCATGCAGGCCGCACCCATGGAGGGTGATTTGATGCCACAGGTGCTATCGTTTCTAGAGCATTCTGCCCAGCATTTACGGGGGCTAGGGGTCGAAATGACCCGCATCTGTATTGACCCAGGCATTGGTTTTGGTAAAACGGTGCAACAGAATTTTGCGCTACTGGCGCAACAGGCTGCCTTGTTGCCCATGGGGTATGCCGTGCTGGCGGGTTGGTCGCGCAAGTCCTCACTGGCTGCGGTGACCGAGCGCTCGTTGTCTACGGTTGCCACGTTGGATGTCCGTGACCGTTTGGTGCCCAGCGTGACCGCCGCCTTGCTGGCGGTGCAAAACGGTGCCCACGTGGTGCGGGTGCATGACGTACGGGAGACGGTGCAGGCACTTAAGGTATTCAGCGCCATGCAGCAACAATGCTGATGGTGGTTCAGGTTTTTAGAAAAGCAGACACATTCAC from Rhodoferax sp. AJA081-3 includes these protein-coding regions:
- the folP gene encoding dihydropteroate synthase yields the protein MQWQTGRYLVDLASPKVMGIVNVTPDSFSDGGQHASRQAALAHCERLVKDGADILDIGGESTRPGAQELPVEEELERVLPVVRHAVTLGVPVSVDTYKPQVMQAVLDLGADIINDVWALRWAGDTSGRTGADVVSQHRSCGVCLMHMHRNPQTMQAAPMEGDLMPQVLSFLEHSAQHLRGLGVEMTRICIDPGIGFGKTVQQNFALLAQQAALLPMGYAVLAGWSRKSSLAAVTERSLSTVATLDVRDRLVPSVTAALLAVQNGAHVVRVHDVRETVQALKVFSAMQQQC